In a genomic window of Actinomycetota bacterium:
- a CDS encoding Gfo/Idh/MocA family oxidoreductase codes for MNNKKYGVGIFGMGWVAGEHIKGYINNPHCEIKALASRKKESAEAKKAEFNLDCEIEATYDDLIKRDDIDIISMCSPNFLRAEEIIKACEAGKHFFAEKPIVHTLDELRAVQKAYEEAKAKYNIKSLVGFVAEYYAQFLSIKSMIEKGALGDIFFVETDYWHEIGPWWNAWSWGAYTKRGGPSVTLLGGCHSIGVLMRIGGDVEEVVGYGVWGHRKEYEYPPTVSASLKFKNGAIGKTGGSFEVECPYYFNIMIHGSKGSILNEKYFTKEIFAGQEGFQTFNCTLINSAEVSHHPFGRVIDAFMEDIINDKDSLIRLDYGIKVHEVCLAIDKAIESGEKVKLPLL; via the coding sequence ATGAATAATAAAAAATATGGCGTAGGTATCTTTGGTATGGGATGGGTAGCAGGAGAGCATATAAAGGGCTATATTAATAACCCCCATTGCGAGATAAAAGCTTTGGCTTCCCGTAAAAAGGAAAGCGCTGAAGCCAAGAAGGCAGAGTTTAACCTGGATTGTGAAATAGAAGCAACCTATGATGACCTGATTAAAAGAGACGATATTGATATTATATCTATGTGCTCGCCCAATTTTTTAAGGGCGGAAGAGATTATAAAAGCATGTGAGGCAGGAAAGCATTTCTTTGCAGAAAAACCTATAGTGCATACTTTGGATGAACTTAGGGCAGTACAAAAAGCCTATGAGGAAGCAAAAGCAAAATATAATATTAAATCCCTGGTTGGTTTTGTAGCAGAGTACTATGCCCAGTTTCTCAGTATAAAAAGCATGATTGAAAAAGGCGCATTGGGAGATATATTTTTTGTTGAAACTGATTACTGGCATGAGATCGGCCCCTGGTGGAACGCTTGGAGCTGGGGAGCCTATACCAAGAGGGGGGGACCTTCAGTAACTTTATTGGGCGGCTGTCATTCCATAGGGGTGCTCATGCGGATTGGGGGAGATGTAGAAGAAGTAGTTGGTTATGGAGTTTGGGGACACCGCAAGGAATATGAATACCCTCCCACCGTATCAGCATCACTTAAATTTAAAAACGGGGCAATCGGGAAGACCGGCGGCAGCTTTGAAGTGGAGTGCCCTTATTATTTCAATATAATGATACATGGCAGCAAGGGCAGCATTTTAAATGAAAAATATTTTACCAAGGAAATTTTTGCTGGCCAGGAAGGGTTCCAGACGTTTAACTGCACCTTAATTAACAGTGCCGAAGTATCCCATCATCCATTTGGAAGAGTTATAGATGCTTTTATGGAAGACATTATCAATGATAAAGACAGCCTGATAAGACTGGATTACGGTATAAAGGTTCATGAGGTTTGCCTGGCCATAGATAAGGCTATTGAATCTGGTGAGAAGGTGAAGCTTCCCTTGCTGTAA
- a CDS encoding ABC transporter permease — protein MSNNTNGNLSSAIKTPVSSRLKSIFMNQQVFLIILMIIIGVVVTIVNPNFLSVQNLFNIVLQVSVLGIISVGVSMILITGEFDLSVGPMISVLGLVFAIVIIRYNTFLAIVAVMLLGMIIGAVNGFFVTRIKAHSFIITLALATVYTGAALLISGGKYIALQGRFKFFVGRLFGVIPYPTIVFVIILILLFLTLRYIKFGRLLFAVGGNVEAAYLSGIKVRLYKTLVYSIAGGLYGIATIVLISQISVAYPTTGDPYTLNALAAVVVGGIALTGGKGSALGVFLGVVVFGLINNSMVIMNLDPFWREVVLGLIILLAVTISGISSKE, from the coding sequence ATGAGCAATAATACTAATGGTAATTTGAGTTCAGCAATAAAAACACCAGTAAGCAGCAGGCTAAAAAGTATTTTTATGAACCAGCAAGTTTTCTTAATTATATTAATGATTATTATTGGTGTAGTGGTAACTATTGTAAACCCTAATTTTTTATCGGTGCAGAATCTTTTCAATATAGTGCTTCAGGTGTCAGTTTTGGGCATTATATCGGTGGGTGTATCCATGATCTTAATCACCGGGGAATTTGACCTTTCGGTGGGGCCAATGATTTCAGTATTAGGGCTCGTATTTGCCATAGTCATTATCCGTTATAACACCTTTTTAGCAATAGTGGCAGTTATGCTGCTGGGTATGATAATAGGGGCTGTAAATGGATTTTTTGTTACCCGCATAAAGGCACACTCATTTATTATTACCCTGGCCCTGGCTACTGTTTATACCGGGGCGGCATTACTGATTTCAGGGGGAAAATATATAGCCTTGCAGGGCAGGTTTAAATTTTTTGTAGGCAGGCTGTTTGGGGTAATACCATATCCCACCATTGTGTTTGTAATAATTCTAATCCTCCTTTTTCTGACCCTAAGGTATATCAAGTTCGGAAGGCTGCTGTTTGCAGTGGGGGGCAATGTTGAAGCTGCCTATCTTTCAGGAATAAAGGTAAGGCTATATAAAACCCTGGTCTACTCCATAGCAGGGGGATTATACGGAATAGCAACCATTGTGCTCATATCCCAGATAAGCGTAGCTTATCCTACTACCGGCGATCCCTATACCTTGAATGCCCTGGCGGCAGTGGTAGTGGGAGGAATAGCCTTAACCGGGGGCAAAGGTTCTGCTTTAGGTGTATTTCTGGGGGTAGTAGTTTTCGGTCTTATAAATAACTCCATGGTTATAATGAACCTGGATCCTTTCTGGAGAGAGGTGGTACTGGGCTTAATCATTCTATTAGCAGTTACCATCAGCGGCATTTCTTCTAAGGAATAA